A single genomic interval of Spinacia oleracea cultivar Varoflay chromosome 6, BTI_SOV_V1, whole genome shotgun sequence harbors:
- the LOC110793247 gene encoding transcription termination factor MTERF4, chloroplastic-like isoform X1, whose product MLKLCSNGVQFRTHFTLHLKRVFLYSTSSQTDISSSSMVDFMVKSLGFSRAEAITSWKKVSNSNHIKSSENPNLVVDFLKQKGFSNTQMKKLISSLPILLKCRVDRTLIPKFNALEKLGVSGSDLADVVATNSSILRRDFTNRILPMISYMKSIVGSNKKFLNLLKRSYWLMSVDIAAGLQPNIELFRKYGFSDEKIMDLLVIHAELFGHDPKRLEEIFKKVDEELGIPPEASTFASAVVLLASLSEKTLETKCEIFKSFGWTDCDIKTMIRKAPRCLNFSETTIRERLNFFMNELGCQPGYVADRSYVMTYSMKDRVLPRYTILQVLKERKLYTGKAGIVTVVCSCESLFLKRFVLPYEDKLPELCTAYICRVKGTSTS is encoded by the coding sequence ATGCTTAAACTGTGCTCTAATGGCGTCCAATTCCGGACCCATTTCACTCTCCATCTCAAACGCGTATTTCTATACTCGACATCTTCACAAACTGACATATCCTCCTCTTCCATGGTGGATTTCATGGTTAAATCTCTGGGTTTTTCAAGGGCTGAAGCAATTACTTCCTGGAAGAAGGTGAGTAACTCAAATCACATTAAATCCTCTGAAAACCCTAACTTAGTTGTTGATTTCTTGAAACAAAAGGGATTTAGCAATACCCAGATGAAAAAACTTATATCTTCCTTGCCAATTTTGCTGAAATGTAGAGTTGATAGAACcctaattcccaaattcaatgcttTAGAAAAATTGGGTGTTTCTGGTTCTGATTTGGCTGATGTTGTTGCtacaaattcttcaattctAAGAAGGGATTTTACCAATCGGATTTTACCCATGATTAGCTATATGAAATCAATTGTGGGTAGTAACAAAAAGTTCTTAAATCTTTTGAAGAGGTCATACTGGTTGATGTCTGTTGATATTGCTGCAGGATTACAGCCCAATATAGAGCTATTTAGAAAGTATGGTTTTTCTGATGAAAAAATTATGGATCTTTTAGTCATACATGCTGAACTTTTTGGGCATGATCCTAAAAGGCTTGAAGAGATTTTCAAGAAGGTTGATGAAGAGCTTGGGATTCCTCCCGAGGCGTCGACGTTTGCTAGTGCAGTTGTGTTGCTTGCTTCCTTGAGTGAGAAAACTCTAGAAACAAAGTGTGAGATTTTTAAGAGCTTTGGATGGACTGATTGTGATATCAAGACTATGATCAGGAAAGCACCTaggtgtttgaatttttccgAAACCACCATTCGTGAGCGGTTGAACTTTTTCATGAATGAGTTGGGATGCCAACCAGGCTACGTAGCGGATCGTTCATATGTGATGACATATAGTATGAAGGATAGGGTTTTGCCGCGGTATACCATATTACAGGTTTTGAAAGAGAGGAAGCTTTACACTGGTAAAGCAGGGATTGTAACTGTTGTATGCAGCTGTGAGTCTCTGTTTTTAAAAAGGTTTGTGCTACCCTATGAGGATAAGTTACCTGAGCTCTGTACAGCTTATATTTGTAGGGTTAAAGGGACCTCTACTTCTTAG
- the LOC110793246 gene encoding tryptophan synthase beta chain 1-like isoform X2, with the protein MPNYMDQNLLDYIQKLSSIFFKMSTICNNQSSFILSQNNIWKNIEKTGRKSVRFQYVTPSASLSYQSSTKTANKSCSSFSSTGKFGKFGGKYVPELLVTCLSDLEEEFYMALNDAKFQEELGTALRDYVGRETALYYAERLSEHYKDKDGYGPEIYIKREDLNHGGAHKINNALAQAMLAKRMGRMSIVTATGAGQHGVAAAAVCAKLGLSCTVIMGRLDIERQPTNVRLMKLLGALVKPVDGNYKDASSEAVREWVGNLDTSYHMPGSVIGPHPCPTMVREFQSVIGKEVRKQAMEKWGGKPDVLVACVGSGSNAMGLFHEFIEDEEVRLVGVEAAGFGLETGYHSATLSRGEVGVYHGSMSYLLQDDEGQIVGPYSIGVGIQEVVQIRRNFPGIRSLACIGCP; encoded by the exons ATGCCAAATTATATGGACCAGAATCTCTTAGATTACATACAAAAATTATCATCAATCTTCTTTAAAATGAGCACAATTTGCAACAATCAGAGTTCTTTCATTTTGTCACAAAATAATATTTGGAAAAACATCGAAAAAACCGGAAGGAAATCGGTTCGATTTCAATATGTTACTCCTTCTGCCTCATTATCCTACCAAAGTAGTACTAAAACTGCTAATAAAAGTTGTAGTAGTTTTAGTAGTACTGGGAAATTTGGGAAATTTGGTGGGAAATATGTGCCTGAACTTTTAGTGACATGCTTGAGTGACCTTGAAGAGGAATTCTACATGGCTCTTAATGATGCCAAGTTTCAG GAAGAGCTAGGGACGGCTCTTAGGGACTACGTAGGACGGGAAACAGCCTTGTACTACGCGGAAAGGCTATCTGAACATTATAAGGATAAAGACGGGTATGGGCCGGAGATATACATAAAGAGGGAGGATCTCAACCACGGAGGTGCTCACAAGATCAACAATGCCCTTGCGCAAGCCATGCTCGCCAAACGTATGGGGCGTATGAGCATTGTCACGGCTACTGGTGCTGGCCAGCATGGGGTCGCCGCTGCGGCTGTGTGCGCCAAGCTTGGTCTATCTTGTACTGTTATCATGGGTAGATTGGATATAGAGAGACAGCCAACTAATGTGCGCCTCATGAAGCTACTAGGGGCACTG GTCAAACCAGTAGACGGGAATTACAAAGACGCAAGTTCAGAAGCAGTCCGAGAATGGGTGGGTAACTTAGACACAAGCTATCACATGCCGGGTTCGGTTATCGGGCCACACCCGTGCCCAACGATGGTCCGGGAATTCCAATCGGTCATAGGGAAGGAAGTGAGGAAACAAGCAATGGAAAAATGGGGTGGGAAACCGGATGTTCTGGTGGCGTGTGTAGGAAGCGGGTCAAATGCAATGGGTTTGTTCCATGAATTCATAGAAGACGAGGAAGTGAGATTGGTCGGAGTAGAGGCTGCCGGGTTTGGGTTGGAAACCGGGTATCACTCGGCTACTTTGTCTAGAGGAGAAGTTGGTGTTTATCATGGATCTATGAGCTACTTGTTACAAGATGATGAAGGTCAAATCGTCGGTCCGTATTCAATCGGAGTTGG CATACAAGAGGTTGTGCAGATTAGAAGGAATTTTCCCGGCATTAGAAGCCTCGCATGCATTGGCTGCCCTTGA
- the LOC110793246 gene encoding tryptophan synthase beta chain 1-like isoform X4 yields MMPSFRCSTMLIGLGSHFELEELGTALRDYVGRETALYYAERLSEHYKDKDGYGPEIYIKREDLNHGGAHKINNALAQAMLAKRMGRMSIVTATGAGQHGVAAAAVCAKLGLSCTVIMGRLDIERQPTNVRLMKLLGALVKPVDGNYKDASSEAVREWVGNLDTSYHMPGSVIGPHPCPTMVREFQSVIGKEVRKQAMEKWGGKPDVLVACVGSGSNAMGLFHEFIEDEEVRLVGVEAAGFGLETGYHSATLSRGEVGVYHGSMSYLLQDDEGQIVGPYSIGVGLECPGVGPELSYLKDNGRAEFHAVTDEEALHAYKRLCRLEGIFPALEASHALAALEKLCPNLPHGTKVVVNCSGRGDKDAATVQKLDQLRLSTAMVRENNTSNSSKQLQTAIH; encoded by the exons ATGATGCCAAGTTTCAG GTGCTCAACTATGTTAATAGGATTGGGGTCCCACTTTGAATTG GAAGAGCTAGGGACGGCTCTTAGGGACTACGTAGGACGGGAAACAGCCTTGTACTACGCGGAAAGGCTATCTGAACATTATAAGGATAAAGACGGGTATGGGCCGGAGATATACATAAAGAGGGAGGATCTCAACCACGGAGGTGCTCACAAGATCAACAATGCCCTTGCGCAAGCCATGCTCGCCAAACGTATGGGGCGTATGAGCATTGTCACGGCTACTGGTGCTGGCCAGCATGGGGTCGCCGCTGCGGCTGTGTGCGCCAAGCTTGGTCTATCTTGTACTGTTATCATGGGTAGATTGGATATAGAGAGACAGCCAACTAATGTGCGCCTCATGAAGCTACTAGGGGCACTG GTCAAACCAGTAGACGGGAATTACAAAGACGCAAGTTCAGAAGCAGTCCGAGAATGGGTGGGTAACTTAGACACAAGCTATCACATGCCGGGTTCGGTTATCGGGCCACACCCGTGCCCAACGATGGTCCGGGAATTCCAATCGGTCATAGGGAAGGAAGTGAGGAAACAAGCAATGGAAAAATGGGGTGGGAAACCGGATGTTCTGGTGGCGTGTGTAGGAAGCGGGTCAAATGCAATGGGTTTGTTCCATGAATTCATAGAAGACGAGGAAGTGAGATTGGTCGGAGTAGAGGCTGCCGGGTTTGGGTTGGAAACCGGGTATCACTCGGCTACTTTGTCTAGAGGAGAAGTTGGTGTTTATCATGGATCTATGAGCTACTTGTTACAAGATGATGAAGGTCAAATCGTCGGTCCGTATTCAATCGGAGTTGG GTTAGAGTGTCCGGGGGTTGGACCAGAGCTCAGCTACCTCAAGGACAACGGGCGAGCCGAGTTCCATGCAGTCACAGACGAAGAGGCCCTACACG CATACAAGAGGTTGTGCAGATTAGAAGGAATTTTCCCGGCATTAGAAGCCTCGCATGCATTGGCTGCCCTTGAAAAACTGTGCCCTAATCTACCTCATGGCACCAAGGTTGTAGTTAACTGCAGTGGACGTGGTGACAAGGATGCCGCCACTGTTCAGAAGCTCGACCAGCTGCGCTTATCTACTGCAATGGTGAGAGAAAACAATACATCAAACAGCTCCAAACAGCTCCAAACAGCTATACACTGA
- the LOC110793246 gene encoding tryptophan synthase beta chain 1-like isoform X3, whose product MMPSFRCSTMLIGLGSHFELVREEELGTALRDYVGRETALYYAERLSEHYKDKDGYGPEIYIKREDLNHGGAHKINNALAQAMLAKRMGRMSIVTATGAGQHGVAAAAVCAKLGLSCTVIMGRLDIERQPTNVRLMKLLGALVKPVDGNYKDASSEAVREWVGNLDTSYHMPGSVIGPHPCPTMVREFQSVIGKEVRKQAMEKWGGKPDVLVACVGSGSNAMGLFHEFIEDEEVRLVGVEAAGFGLETGYHSATLSRGEVGVYHGSMSYLLQDDEGQIVGPYSIGVGLECPGVGPELSYLKDNGRAEFHAVTDEEALHAYKRLCRLEGIFPALEASHALAALEKLCPNLPHGTKVVVNCSGRGDKDAATVQKLDQLRLSTAMVRENNTSNSSKQLQTAIH is encoded by the exons ATGATGCCAAGTTTCAG GTGCTCAACTATGTTAATAGGATTGGGGTCCCACTTTGAATTGGTAAGAGAG GAAGAGCTAGGGACGGCTCTTAGGGACTACGTAGGACGGGAAACAGCCTTGTACTACGCGGAAAGGCTATCTGAACATTATAAGGATAAAGACGGGTATGGGCCGGAGATATACATAAAGAGGGAGGATCTCAACCACGGAGGTGCTCACAAGATCAACAATGCCCTTGCGCAAGCCATGCTCGCCAAACGTATGGGGCGTATGAGCATTGTCACGGCTACTGGTGCTGGCCAGCATGGGGTCGCCGCTGCGGCTGTGTGCGCCAAGCTTGGTCTATCTTGTACTGTTATCATGGGTAGATTGGATATAGAGAGACAGCCAACTAATGTGCGCCTCATGAAGCTACTAGGGGCACTG GTCAAACCAGTAGACGGGAATTACAAAGACGCAAGTTCAGAAGCAGTCCGAGAATGGGTGGGTAACTTAGACACAAGCTATCACATGCCGGGTTCGGTTATCGGGCCACACCCGTGCCCAACGATGGTCCGGGAATTCCAATCGGTCATAGGGAAGGAAGTGAGGAAACAAGCAATGGAAAAATGGGGTGGGAAACCGGATGTTCTGGTGGCGTGTGTAGGAAGCGGGTCAAATGCAATGGGTTTGTTCCATGAATTCATAGAAGACGAGGAAGTGAGATTGGTCGGAGTAGAGGCTGCCGGGTTTGGGTTGGAAACCGGGTATCACTCGGCTACTTTGTCTAGAGGAGAAGTTGGTGTTTATCATGGATCTATGAGCTACTTGTTACAAGATGATGAAGGTCAAATCGTCGGTCCGTATTCAATCGGAGTTGG GTTAGAGTGTCCGGGGGTTGGACCAGAGCTCAGCTACCTCAAGGACAACGGGCGAGCCGAGTTCCATGCAGTCACAGACGAAGAGGCCCTACACG CATACAAGAGGTTGTGCAGATTAGAAGGAATTTTCCCGGCATTAGAAGCCTCGCATGCATTGGCTGCCCTTGAAAAACTGTGCCCTAATCTACCTCATGGCACCAAGGTTGTAGTTAACTGCAGTGGACGTGGTGACAAGGATGCCGCCACTGTTCAGAAGCTCGACCAGCTGCGCTTATCTACTGCAATGGTGAGAGAAAACAATACATCAAACAGCTCCAAACAGCTCCAAACAGCTATACACTGA
- the LOC110793247 gene encoding uncharacterized protein isoform X2, protein MLKLCSNGVQFRTHFTLHLKRVFLYSTSSQTDISSSSMVDFMVKSLGFSRAEAITSWKKGDEVVLEIMKDTSGKWNLRWSEAAFWYLLLFSEFGRNLLTDLCV, encoded by the exons ATGCTTAAACTGTGCTCTAATGGCGTCCAATTCCGGACCCATTTCACTCTCCATCTCAAACGCGTATTTCTATACTCGACATCTTCACAAACTGACATATCCTCCTCTTCCATGGTGGATTTCATGGTTAAATCTCTGGGTTTTTCAAGGGCTGAAGCAATTACTTCCTGGAAGAAG GGCGATGAGGTAGTGCTGGAAATCATGAAGGATACTTCCGGCAAATGGAATTTGAGGTGGAGTGAAGCTGCATTCTG GTACTTACTGCTATTCTCTGAGTTTGGTCGCAACTTGTTGACG GACTTGTGTGTTTGA
- the LOC110793246 gene encoding tryptophan synthase beta chain 1-like isoform X1, whose product MPNYMDQNLLDYIQKLSSIFFKMSTICNNQSSFILSQNNIWKNIEKTGRKSVRFQYVTPSASLSYQSSTKTANKSCSSFSSTGKFGKFGGKYVPELLVTCLSDLEEEFYMALNDAKFQEELGTALRDYVGRETALYYAERLSEHYKDKDGYGPEIYIKREDLNHGGAHKINNALAQAMLAKRMGRMSIVTATGAGQHGVAAAAVCAKLGLSCTVIMGRLDIERQPTNVRLMKLLGALVKPVDGNYKDASSEAVREWVGNLDTSYHMPGSVIGPHPCPTMVREFQSVIGKEVRKQAMEKWGGKPDVLVACVGSGSNAMGLFHEFIEDEEVRLVGVEAAGFGLETGYHSATLSRGEVGVYHGSMSYLLQDDEGQIVGPYSIGVGLECPGVGPELSYLKDNGRAEFHAVTDEEALHAYKRLCRLEGIFPALEASHALAALEKLCPNLPHGTKVVVNCSGRGDKDAATVQKLDQLRLSTAMVRENNTSNSSKQLQTAIH is encoded by the exons ATGCCAAATTATATGGACCAGAATCTCTTAGATTACATACAAAAATTATCATCAATCTTCTTTAAAATGAGCACAATTTGCAACAATCAGAGTTCTTTCATTTTGTCACAAAATAATATTTGGAAAAACATCGAAAAAACCGGAAGGAAATCGGTTCGATTTCAATATGTTACTCCTTCTGCCTCATTATCCTACCAAAGTAGTACTAAAACTGCTAATAAAAGTTGTAGTAGTTTTAGTAGTACTGGGAAATTTGGGAAATTTGGTGGGAAATATGTGCCTGAACTTTTAGTGACATGCTTGAGTGACCTTGAAGAGGAATTCTACATGGCTCTTAATGATGCCAAGTTTCAG GAAGAGCTAGGGACGGCTCTTAGGGACTACGTAGGACGGGAAACAGCCTTGTACTACGCGGAAAGGCTATCTGAACATTATAAGGATAAAGACGGGTATGGGCCGGAGATATACATAAAGAGGGAGGATCTCAACCACGGAGGTGCTCACAAGATCAACAATGCCCTTGCGCAAGCCATGCTCGCCAAACGTATGGGGCGTATGAGCATTGTCACGGCTACTGGTGCTGGCCAGCATGGGGTCGCCGCTGCGGCTGTGTGCGCCAAGCTTGGTCTATCTTGTACTGTTATCATGGGTAGATTGGATATAGAGAGACAGCCAACTAATGTGCGCCTCATGAAGCTACTAGGGGCACTG GTCAAACCAGTAGACGGGAATTACAAAGACGCAAGTTCAGAAGCAGTCCGAGAATGGGTGGGTAACTTAGACACAAGCTATCACATGCCGGGTTCGGTTATCGGGCCACACCCGTGCCCAACGATGGTCCGGGAATTCCAATCGGTCATAGGGAAGGAAGTGAGGAAACAAGCAATGGAAAAATGGGGTGGGAAACCGGATGTTCTGGTGGCGTGTGTAGGAAGCGGGTCAAATGCAATGGGTTTGTTCCATGAATTCATAGAAGACGAGGAAGTGAGATTGGTCGGAGTAGAGGCTGCCGGGTTTGGGTTGGAAACCGGGTATCACTCGGCTACTTTGTCTAGAGGAGAAGTTGGTGTTTATCATGGATCTATGAGCTACTTGTTACAAGATGATGAAGGTCAAATCGTCGGTCCGTATTCAATCGGAGTTGG GTTAGAGTGTCCGGGGGTTGGACCAGAGCTCAGCTACCTCAAGGACAACGGGCGAGCCGAGTTCCATGCAGTCACAGACGAAGAGGCCCTACACG CATACAAGAGGTTGTGCAGATTAGAAGGAATTTTCCCGGCATTAGAAGCCTCGCATGCATTGGCTGCCCTTGAAAAACTGTGCCCTAATCTACCTCATGGCACCAAGGTTGTAGTTAACTGCAGTGGACGTGGTGACAAGGATGCCGCCACTGTTCAGAAGCTCGACCAGCTGCGCTTATCTACTGCAATGGTGAGAGAAAACAATACATCAAACAGCTCCAAACAGCTCCAAACAGCTATACACTGA